Proteins co-encoded in one Bacillota bacterium genomic window:
- a CDS encoding sigma-54-dependent Fis family transcriptional regulator: MCNFFKFFLEAKGHEVVVAQNGRQAKEALQRPFHLALLDLKLPDTDGLTLLREIKARHPKCEVLVMTGYAAVKSAVEAVQLGAFDYLEKPFADLDALEAVIDRALSRALAQEEPLDEAFAQRKEVLAKIGLITGKSEKMQRLLMIAEKLAQKEITLLIRGETGTGKELLARYIHAVSPRAEQPFLAINCGALPESLLESELFGHEKGAFTGATGQHKGIFELAHRGTLFLDEIGDASPAIQVKLLRVLETGEILRVGGEKPIRVNTRVIAATNAPLEKLVEEKKFREDLFYRLDVVTLSLPPLRERREDIGLLAEHFLKRYYQPGEAPRLSAEVIEALTNYDWPGNIRELVNVMAQVAALCDGPVVLREHLPSKLTESIKIKAGGSGTTSSPEQKWLAEITASLEKFAEQVDFTAGFELSYFLEELKKSMFRATRHLITRALKEAGGSYTQAAEWFRTTPRVLRYLNKEKHC, from the coding sequence CAGGCAAAGGAGGCGCTTCAAAGGCCCTTTCACCTGGCTCTGTTAGACCTCAAACTCCCTGATACCGACGGCCTTACCCTGCTGCGGGAAATCAAGGCCCGGCATCCCAAATGCGAGGTTCTGGTAATGACAGGCTATGCTGCAGTAAAGTCGGCAGTGGAGGCCGTGCAGTTGGGCGCCTTTGACTATTTAGAAAAGCCCTTTGCCGACCTGGACGCCCTGGAAGCGGTGATCGACCGCGCCCTTTCCCGCGCCCTTGCCCAGGAAGAACCCCTGGATGAAGCTTTCGCCCAGAGGAAAGAGGTTCTGGCGAAAATCGGCCTGATTACGGGTAAAAGCGAAAAGATGCAGCGCCTCCTGATGATTGCAGAAAAGCTGGCGCAAAAGGAGATCACCCTTTTGATCCGGGGGGAAACAGGGACCGGCAAGGAACTCCTGGCGCGCTACATTCATGCCGTCAGCCCCCGCGCCGAACAGCCCTTTCTTGCCATCAACTGCGGGGCCCTGCCAGAAAGCCTCCTGGAAAGCGAGTTATTCGGCCACGAAAAGGGGGCCTTTACCGGGGCCACAGGCCAGCATAAAGGCATCTTTGAACTGGCGCACCGGGGAACCCTCTTTCTCGATGAAATCGGAGATGCGAGTCCGGCAATCCAGGTGAAGCTGCTGCGAGTTCTGGAAACCGGGGAAATCCTGCGCGTGGGGGGAGAAAAACCGATCCGCGTCAACACAAGGGTTATTGCTGCCACAAATGCACCGCTGGAAAAGCTCGTAGAAGAAAAGAAATTCCGGGAGGATCTTTTCTACAGGCTGGATGTGGTGACTTTGAGCCTCCCCCCGCTCAGGGAGCGGCGCGAGGACATCGGCCTCCTGGCGGAGCACTTTCTGAAGCGGTACTACCAGCCGGGAGAAGCTCCCCGCCTGAGCGCCGAGGTAATCGAAGCGCTTACAAACTACGACTGGCCGGGCAACATCCGGGAACTTGTCAACGTGATGGCACAGGTTGCCGCGCTCTGTGACGGGCCTGTGGTTTTAAGAGAGCACCTTCCCTCCAAACTTACGGAAAGCATCAAGATAAAAGCAGGAGGCTCAGGAACGACCTCTTCTCCGGAGCAGAAGTGGCTTGCCGAAATCACGGCAAGCCTCGAGAAGTTTGCGGAGCAGGTGGATTTCACGGCGGGCTTTGAACTCTCCTACTTTTTAGAGGAATTGAAAAAGTCTATGTTCCGGGCCACACGGCATCTGATCACGCGCGCCCTCAAAGAAGCGGGAGGGAGTTACACCCAGGCAGCGGAGTGGTTCCGGACGACTCCCCGGGTTCTCCGCTACCTCAATAAAGAAAAACACTGTTAA